A stretch of Pogoniulus pusillus isolate bPogPus1 chromosome 25, bPogPus1.pri, whole genome shotgun sequence DNA encodes these proteins:
- the CST7 gene encoding cystatin-F, which produces MRALPEADLPKQEAAWALRCLPPQVVEMAVSFTMLCCLALWSSTTTSGATAVPPPHSSMKPGSPVPMDTDNPGVRRAARFGVYRYNNSSNDLFLFKESQIKTAMVQIVRGLKYMLHVDIGRTVCEKREHSNLDSCHFQKKKNLQQMLRCYFEVWITPWLHTAYVPVALCY; this is translated from the exons ATGAGAGCCCTCCCAGAGGCAGACCTTCCCAAGCAGGAAGCAGCGTGGGCACTCCGCTGCCTGCCTCCCCAAGTGGTGGAGATGGCAGTCAGCTTCACCATGCTCTGCTGTTTAGCCCTTTGGAGCTCCACCACGACTTCAGGCG CTACAGCTGTGCCACCCCCCCACTCCAGCATGAAGCCTGGCTCCCCTGTCCCCATGGACACCGACAACCCCGGGGTTCGCAGGGCAGCTCGCTTCGGGGTGTACAGATACAACAACAGCTCCAATGACCTCTTTCTCTTCAAGGAATCCCAAATTAAAACAGCCATGGTACAG ATTGTCAGAGGGCTGAAGTACATGCTCCATGTGGACATCGGGCGCACGGTGTGTGAGAAGAGGGAGCACTCCAACCTGGACAGCTGCCacttccagaagaaaaagaacttGCAACAG ATGCTGAGATGCTATTTTGAGGTCTGGATAACGCCTTGGTTACATACAGCTTATGTTCCTGTTGCTCTCTGTTACTGA